The DNA segment TTTTGGATTTTATAAGATAATGACTCTTCTAGCTGCTTTTCGAGTTTCTTGTATTCTTGTAAGATTGTAATACCAACTTCTGTAAGCTTAGCACCGCCTCCTCCAAACTCTCCTCCTTTTCTTGCCTCTATAACGGGGTCTCCTAAAATCTTGTTAATTCGATTAATTGTATTCCACGCATGTGCGTAAGAGATTCCTAATGCTTTAGCCGTTCCCATAAAAGACCCAATCTTCTGTATCCCTTCGAGTATCCAAGCCTCCTTCTCTCCAATTAAGTATCTCCCTTTATAGTCTAGCCGTGCAGTAAAACCAGGGGTAAATCTTGGTTTCATTTATCAAGAAGATTATTCTACATGTACTCTAAAGGTATCCATGTCCAAGCCAATTAACTTCAAGAAGTCTCTAGCTGCCTTTTCAACATCCTTGGCTTGAGTGATATACCTGCCCACAATCAGAATATCTGCACCAGCCTTTAGAGCTTGAGTAGTATTATCTGGATCTATCCCTCCAGCAACTGCCATAAGTATCTTTTTATCCTTGAATGCCTTTTTTATCTCTTTGATAAGGTCCCATCTAGTCTTCCCACCTTTCTCTTCATCAATACCTCTGTGAAGAATTACGACCTCTGGGAGTTCCTGAAGTGAATTTAAAATTCGGATTGGGTCTTCTACATCCATCATATCCACGAAAGAGTAAATTCCTAATCTCTTTGCTTCATAAATGAACTTGTCTAATGTGTCTTTTGATGCTAGACCAGAAGCCACTACTGCATCAGCAGTCTCCTCATACGCTAAATCTACCTCAACTTGACCTACATCCAATGTCTTCAAGTCGGCTACTACGAAGACGTCTTTTACAATTTCTCTTATATCACGAATGACTTTAACTCCATATTTTTTGATTAGTGGAGTGCCAGCCTCTAGGATTATTCTATCGCTTGTTGGTAGCTGGTTTATAATCGATTTCACCTTTTCAAGATCAGGTATGTCGAGAGCTACCTGCAAATAAGGTGGCATCCACAGTCTTGGAACTTTAAAGCCCATAATTGCGTGAGTTGCCCTATCCTTATCATATATAATTTTATCGAGGGGTGGATAATTAATTAACGCTCTTTTTAGGGCTAACTTTGTAGCTCCATAATTATAGTGATATATCTTTCTATAATCTTTGGCTTCAGGGTGGATGAATACGCTGCATATAATGACCCAATCGTCGACTTTATCATTAGGGATTAATCCTTCTTCTACAGAATCAGCGATTGCCTTTGCTATAGCTGCTTGAGCTGGACCGAAGATTTTTGCTGCCTGCTCCATGTCCTTTATAGTGACCTTGGGTACGATCAAAGTAAAAGGCTTAGAAGGTAAGTTAGGTCGAATTACTGCAAGTAATGGGGTGTGTCCTCTAGATAAAGTGGTTAGCCCATTTGCAAATGCCTGACCAACAGCTCCTTCCTTATCGCCTATGATGAGGTCTATATGAGCGAGTTCAGGTTCT comes from the Candidatus Methylarchaceae archaeon HK02M2 genome and includes:
- a CDS encoding bifunctional 5,6,7,8-tetrahydromethanopterin hydro-lyase/3-hexulose-6-phosphate synthase gives rise to the protein MSNRLYLIGEALLGREPELAHIDLIIGDKEGAVGQAFANGLTTLSRGHTPLLAVIRPNLPSKPFTLIVPKVTIKDMEQAAKIFGPAQAAIAKAIADSVEEGLIPNDKVDDWVIICSVFIHPEAKDYRKIYHYNYGATKLALKRALINYPPLDKIIYDKDRATHAIMGFKVPRLWMPPYLQVALDIPDLEKVKSIINQLPTSDRIILEAGTPLIKKYGVKVIRDIREIVKDVFVVADLKTLDVGQVEVDLAYEETADAVVASGLASKDTLDKFIYEAKRLGIYSFVDMMDVEDPIRILNSLQELPEVVILHRGIDEEKGGKTRWDLIKEIKKAFKDKKILMAVAGGIDPDNTTQALKAGADILIVGRYITQAKDVEKAARDFLKLIGLDMDTFRVHVE